The stretch of DNA ATGAGTGATTGGATTAGAGTACGGTGGGGGAGGAAGCGGAGGCAAATGCATCCTACTTCCTGTGATAGAATTCCACGAACCATTACCAGTTGATAACATATTCTCCGACTGAAGCTGCAATTTAGAAGTTAGTGCTAAAGAAACAGAAAAGGAATTGAACTACAAAGAGAAAATTCAATCTATCTTAACCTACCTGTAGCCCAGCAACATTATTGGGGCCACCAACATCGAATGCTTGAAGGGGATATCCAGTAGGAAGTGGTGGTTGCACATCTCTTGAAGTGTTCACAAATGGTGACGAAACGACAGCAGCTGGAGGGGGCGTTGGAGGCAAAGGAGGCTGTGCATTACCAAGCGTCTGTTCCTTCTGTGGGCTTTTCCCCTGATATAAATAGGACGAGGAAAATTGTTGAAGTGGCAATGGTGCTGAACTTCGTGCATTAGAAAAAGGAGAGGGAAAGCCAGCAATATTTGTTGAAGGTTGTGAAGAATAATTCGATTCAGATCGATCACGCAAGGAAGTGTTCTTCTCTGAAGGCACGCTCAATTCTTGTGTTGTggatatttgagatctagatgCTTGTGGTGTACTACCAATCTGATTAAAACGAACATTTCCATTTCGATCTCCTTCACTCTCCTCGACGACTGAACCTGGAGAGCTTTTGACCACAGCAACAGTTGGTGATGGCAAATTTTCTTCTGGTTGGGGAAATGGTAGCTTATCATCAGAGCCCGGTTCCTCATCAAAAACGATATCAATCTCATCATCATCAAGATCAGCTCTTAGCTTCTGCGGTTGATCAGGTTTAGGAGGACCATTATTATTCAGGAGATCCGAACTCTTGGGTTGTGATGCATCACCAGCTGCAAGAGTGGGAATGGAATTTTGGCGCTCCCTTTGCCTTGCCATGAATTCATCCACATGGATCGATGGAGGCCGTCCACTAATGGACCCACCACGCTGGTTAGTATTTACTATATTAGATCCACTACTTGCACCATCaatgtttctctctctcgcgACATAGTCATCTACATGCATTGAAGGCGGTCTGCTCGTGTTAGGTTTGCGCTGACGGAATGTATCCCTGCGAGTGGGTCCTAGAGGGGCGTTTTGTGCATTCACCCCTCGAGAAAACACATTCGACGTAGTAGCTTCGGAACCGGCAGCATCCCGTGTACGTTTACTGGATCCATCTCCTGGTGGAAGTCTCCTCTTTGCAGATTGAGCTGGCAACAGATGCTTCCCAAGAGAAGAATCAGAACATTCCCACACAAATTTCTCCAAGAATTCCCCGTTTGGAAAGTCATTGCTAGTTTTCTCTGAATCTCCAATGAATTTCCAGGCATTCGAGAAAAAAAGTGCAGCCTCTTCATTCAACGGTAATGTGCTTAAAGATGGCATTAACTGTGATGTCATAACAATGGATCGAATAGCATTGCTGGGGGTTTCAAGACTTTCTGTACAAACAGCTAGTTGTGAATTGGATAGTGAATCAGAAGTGCTGTGAAGCAGAAGAGATACTGCTTTTAAGGACTCCTTGACCTGAAAATTCAAGGTATTTGGCTTAGCAGTTAGCACTCTAAAGAATAAGATATGCCAAAAAAGTGAAAATACACATGATAGCACTTCACATGATCTAAAGCGGATTTTCCGACTATCGCAGTTGAATTCTCATTCTCAGCAATATTTCCCTCCAATGTTTTTAGCAAATTTACAACCTCGTTCAGCTTTTCATCAGAAATATCTGCAGCACCGCCTGGCTCACATGGAAGCCCAAAAAGGTACTTCAAAATATTGATTCCCTCCACACTAACAAGCAAACAAGACAAAGAGATTAATAATCTAACAAGGAGAAAAGGAAGTGGAGCATGCACATTGGAGGCACATATGTTAAGAGCGACTTACCTGTCACCTTCCAAGCTTAGGCAAACAGCACTCAACGATAACACATAAACTGTTTCTACCACAAAGTTCGCACAACTGTCATTAGAATCCAGAGATCTCAAAAGCTTCTTCCAGCATTTTAAGAAGGGAAGGGACTGCAACCAACTATACTCATTGGAATAGTTTTCATCAGTATCCCTTTCATCTTGTTCTAGCTCCTGATTAGGACCTAAAGCTTGAGAATATATTACTGAAAGAGAACTTCTACCCTGTTTGGACGAAACTAGCTCCTTGAAAGCCATGGCACATGCCAACAATTCCTTTCCAACTGGTAGTACCTGATATAGCACAATTTCTTGATCACAATAATCAAATGGTAAAACTAGACAGAAATGAATTCAAGATAAATCAATCAACTTGCAATACACATAAATAGGTCTACACTCTACAATTCATGTTACAGCCAAACGAACTTCATCTACAATAACTATTGATAAGTCCCATAACAACTTATTTAGGATTCACTAATTACCAGCATACTTGGCATTTCAACAACAGACACAATTAAAGGCAGCCAAAAGAAGAATCTTTTACCTTAACATACAGCGATAAAGACAACCGTTATGACCTAATAAAACTCTTGAATGCATTATTTACCTGACATAACTTCAGGAGATGGCGCACAATCAAAGAGCTTTCTTCAAGACTGATGTTTTCATTCAAGAACCTATATTTTGAGAGAACATAATGTGAATATCAAGAAAAATATAAGCCAACTAAGGCAAAATGCTAAATAGGCACAAAATGTATTGGTTCTGAGTTTACTCGTCATGCACTGCAATTTGTTTTGGGGATGACTGGGCATTAAAGATCAATGCCAAAGACTTAAATGCAGGAAGACTCCAGCTAAGCAAAATATTATTTCTAGAAGAACCTCTGCTTTCACGAGTCAGCTTTCCTTCCGAATAAAATGCGTTGCTACATATCTCTAGTACTTTACCAAGTATCCTAACAGTCCCCATCTTACTTAATAACGCCTGCAAAAGATAGGATCATAAGAGACAAGCTAAAGTAGTATGAATACAAaatagatatacatatatattttgttttaccGTGGAGTTGGGGTGTTCTAACAAGCTAGCGATAAAGTGAAGCAATTGATGCACCTGAAAAAGGATTCACAATCCCAATTATAAATCATCAATGATTATTggataatcaaaatattaagaCTTCATACCTTGAAGATATCTGTATCTGATAGAGATGATTCATCAACATGATTATCCAACCATGAGATTGTTGGCCGTAGAAGTACAACTGCACATTCTGCCCTTTGGGAGGCAATGCGGGCTATTAGAACTCGAAGCATATCTTGTATGACCACTAAACCCTGTGAGATACAACTAACTAGTGAGAATACAGATAGCACTCAAATGTATCACAGGACAAAAAGATACTACGAGATTCACTTTTTGTGCTCTTGAattaaaaaagggttaattgcatacaacccCCTGTAAACATAgcgaattgcaaatatatttctacaaagttcaacttttttatgttatgcttgcaaaagttcagtgatattcatatttgtccctctagtttgttatcgttagagaaatatttatttttttaacagcagataagtgaaatgtcaacTTTGCCATAAAAAAAATGTCCCTCCAAAAAGCCCCAACTGCTATACTCCTATAGAAGTCccacaaaaaattttcaatggtcatcttcttcctcatcttcttcctctttaaaACTCAATCCAATCCACCATTGTTGCAACCTCTTCTCTCACTCCTTTTCTTCCaaaccttttcttttgagcaaaataagaaaaaatcatAGAGGAAACTGAATGTAAAAGCAACACGCGCTCGACAAGGGCGAAGCAACACGCGTCGTGAATGAATGGGTACGGAGAAATTCTAGTTATAGGTTCGAAGCttaagagaggaagaggaagaggaagatgaagaagaagaattctCATTGCTAGGGTTTTAATTAAGAGAAGaaggtataatataagaggggtaaaagtATCAATTTACATCATTGACTAACtaaggttaaatattttacctatgattaactaaatttttttaacggatcctaacagCATGGGCATATTTTGcaaacattaggacttttgcaggaataacatAAGAAAGTTGAACTCTGTAGGGATTATTTGCAATTCGCTATGTTTACGGGGAGCTGTATGtaattaaaaccaaaaaaattaacgGAGAGATTATATACTACACATACCGAAGTAGCATAGTGCAGGACAACTTGTGCAATTTTATCGAGCTGTGGTGTCAACCGAATGAGCAGTAGTGACGAATGTTCTGGCAACAAGTACCAGTTAATCTGTCTCTCTACTTGAGGTCCTAAAACTGTTGCAATACTCAAAGCTCTAACAGCACTCAGTGGGGGCATTTCATTTTTCCACAGCCATATACCTTCATCTGGAAATAGATAACCCTATTGGTGCAGAGGAGATAAAAGATGTATTTTTATTACACTAGTTAAGAATAAGAGAATTTCAAGTTTGAAACAACCACATATCAAATGCTCTCAGGTtttagaatcaaaagaaaatgcaCAATATAGACGTGCATACCAGAAGAGAAAGTAGACTACAGACATCTTTTGGGCCCAGTGCTGCCGAGGAAGTGGCCTGAATGTTTTCAAGAAGAGAATGGAAGAGTCCAGGGGCCCAACCAAAAATGGGCCAGGAAGCAACTGCCGATGTAATAAGATGACAAATGGCACCATGGCCCAGAGCAGGGCTAGGATATAAGAAGGATAAATCTGCGGCACACGCTGCTAGTCTTGGGCTATAGTGATAACACTTCAATCAGGTTACCGCAGAAATAATCTAAacaagaagaggagaaaaataTTTACCTTACTTCCCGATGGAGTTGTAGAAGTGCATTAAGTAACTTTTTATTGCGGTACTGCTCCTTTGTCTCCTATAGACATCCATTAATATtccataaatatttatttttaacaaacaTAGTCTTAAACTTACTAGCAGGGACAATTAATCTTTCAGAGTAAAAAGAAACCATAATTCTGCCAATCAATGAAACCATTATTAGCAACAGACAGCATGATGTATTCTGTGCGACTATGACGGGTGTTGCGAAAAGGGATAGAATTCTGGCATGAAGTAGAAGTCACCTACGAATTGTAAACCTGTTTTTAACCATGCAGTAGCATTCCAGTTTCACCCAAAATAAGTTAAATTCAAAGTTTCAATCCAAAACAGTGCCAAATGATGCACAAATGCAATATTCATAATGCcaatttatacatataaaacactTGGAATCTGTCCACTACATACTAATTGGCCCTATGCATCTCTTACATCAGCCAAGACTGGAAGCAAAATAACTCTACACATTACACACTGGTGCATCTATCTTTATCTtataaattagataataaagaTCAGATTTTCTTCCACTGTATTATggatttatgaattttaaatttcatatttgtgAACTTAAGTTCGAAATGACACTCAATAAGTGCACAATCTAGATTCAAGTATTTAGCAGCTTGCCTGCAATTTCCGAAGGAGATTAATCAACAAGACAAGAGAAGGAATAATAAGATCAAGAAGGCGCTTTTCATGACTTCGGCCAAAAAGCAAATCAGTAGTCGAGCTTGACTCTGCTCCTTCATCAACAAGGTAATCTGAGAGGAGAACAATATGAGAAATTAAAAGCAAGAAACTTTAAGTTACATGATACAGTAACAACATACTTGTATAAATGCATACAAAGTTGGAAACTGAATAAAATTTGTCAAGCACAATACCAAAACAAACAGGGCAACTAAGTCAACCAGTATCATGAACGTTCaggaaaaaaatttgtaagttttCAGCTATTAAATAAAGTAATATTTAGTTACCTGGCTTTCTTAACCACAAAAAGTAAAAGCACTACCAGAATAAACAGGATAAGTAATTAATGCTAGTATCACTAATGCTGTTAAGAAGACAAATAGAGTCTTCCAAttattaaataaagtaaaatttactTAACAAACTTTCTTAACCACCAATAGCAAAGTAATAGCAAAGAATGAACCAAGAGGCGTCTAGTAGGATTCCCTACCAAACAAGATTTTAAAGGGCCAACTTCAGATCCTAAGCTAGTAGATTATCTTCTTGGAACTGTAAAAGTACAGGAAGGCTGGTTAATGTAACTCTTCTTCCTCCTAAATAGAACAACAAAATTGTTTTACAAGTTCATTGCTTTGCTCAGTGAACAACTTAATGGTAAAATTTGTAACAACACTATCAGGGCAAGTTTATAATGACAACTTAAGTTAACAAAGTTTGAATTAATGAATTAGTAGTTTATACCCCGTTACTCAGCATTTCCCATACATGGAGGTATTGGATTAATACCATTAAACCATTTGTCTGACAACATAAAGGACAAGCAATGGAGTACTCACCATAACTGTTAGACCAGCGCTCGAGCATAGACTTGCAATTGACTAAAACCACATACACGAGAGTAACAGCCCCCTCTTCAAAAAGAGTTGCAGCCACAGCCTTCATAACAAGATAAAAATTGCAAAGAATGCAAAGTTAAAAGACAATAGCTAAGGTCAATAAGATATATATGGAAAGATTAAAACTGCAAAGAAGCTCATACTGAATCTTCAGAAATATATGCCAAAATACGAAGCGCTGTTGTCAGTTGAACTATAGAAGTGCTGGTAAGGGGGACTCCATCAAAGTACTTGTCAGAGACGAGCTTTCCAAGAAGATTATCAATAACCAGGCCATCTGAACTGCTGGTTGAATCCCCAAATACATTCTCTACATCAATTGAATCAGATACAAGTATACTCGACGAAGAAAGATGAGCATCTCCCCCAGAAGCTAAAATAGCAGCATATTGAAGGAGCCCAATAGTCCCGTTCTTGTGGTAAATAACACCAGCATCTATCCATTTCAGCAACCTTGTAGGAGCATCCTGCCTATTCGATCCTGGAGAAGATAAGTGTAGAGCCTTGTGAAGCTCTACAGCCAGTCCAATCCAAGATTTAAGAGATGAAGCAGCAGAATCTGCGACCATCACTTCAAAAATTTCCGCAGCAGAATGAAGGATGGCTGAACTTAAAGGTGAGGCTCCTATAACAACTTTATAAGTCAAAACAATGAAGTACATATTaccaaatgaaaattaaaacaaaaagaaagtgTAAACAGTAGACTATAGTCTACCGCTGGTTATAGCAGTTTGCTCTAGATCTTTGTATGAACGCAATGCCTCCAGCAGAACTGAAAGAGCCTGTAATAATAACACAATGAGGGTTAACCATGCAagtcataaaattaattagaaaatcatTAGTCTTTTAACCTGGAATATCTTCAAAAGCTTAGTATAGTACCTCTGGGAAATAGCCTAGTGCCAACAAAGCTTTCCGACCAGTATCAGTCCTGCATTAATCATGAGAATTAATGCATGTTAGACTTTAGATTGTAGATACAAGTTGTGCTCATGTGTTCCAGATCTAGAAACATGCTAGATGCCCAAGACACGTGtcagtttctttcttttcttcttgtaGAATTTTTAATATCAAGATTTTTAAATCAAGAAGTCGGAATGTTGCCATAGTGAATCCAAAAtattaagggcctgtttggccctgTTGTAGGGATGTGGAATGAAGTGTTGTctgagtagttttttttttaggagaagCGAAGAAGCATTGAACTTAAACCCCTTCAATAAATTCTCTGCAGCAGAGTTAGAAGCATTAAACTGGACCAACTGCTTTTGCGGCTACAGAATCTTATGACTAATTCCCACTAAAACAAAAGCACCAATACCATCAAACACTTCCCTGGACATAATTGTTTGCTGAAAGCAAAAAAAGCAGGGCCAAACAGGCAGTAGAGTACCATAAAGGATTacaagaaataataaatttatatataatatgtaatttTGAAGCTTTGGGCGGTGTAAAATTGTATAGACAAGAAGATTCATAGATTCATAATTAGTACAACACAGAAGACTTCATATCTAATGACAATAATTACTAAACCGTATGAAAAATGACAGGTACCATTCTGACAATTTTAGCCTTAAAATATAGATCTAAAAAAGTATTTAGCTTTGCCATAATAGCTATGCAACACTGTGCATCTCATAGATGTTACAGCACAAATGAAAACCAACTTTGGTTTAAATTCTCCCTTTGCTACTACAAGTCAGTAAACTGTGTCCGTTAcatttgttttctctcttttgccAATAAGAACATTCAGCACAAAGATTCTACTCTGTGAAGTACAGAACATTAGTCATTATGACCAACCTGGATATAGCACAGAGTTCCCAAAGAGCCCATAGAAATTCATCGGAATTAGGAGCAGCAGCAAGTAAGCGACTAACAGCAGTTACCTACAATGAAACAGAACAATCAGTAAGTAGCAAAACACCATACCCAATGAATGatcaaaaaaatatcataatcaACAAAATAACGTGTATAAATGACATGCATAGATATACTATTTAGTTCAAGCTTGAGCATCGATACATGATATTCTCTACATAAATGCGTACTGCAGAATTTGGCTAGTAGCAAATGTAAAAAGGTTGACAGTAAAAGTTCGAATATAGGTGATGGAGCAATCATATTTTAAGACACAAGGTAACCAAATAATATAGGCTTTGAGCATATTAGTAAGATTAGGTACCTATGAATAAGAACTACAAATCAAACTTTCAGAAGCATGAATGATTCTCATGAATTAAGAGACTGATTAGATGTCAAAACAAGTTGTCCGCAGAAACAACTCTTCAAGCGATATTTCTGGCACTTTAATTGATAGAAGAAAAGTAACTTCAATTCCCTATCTTTACATCTGATATGATGTATTCTCACTACTGCCCATTCTGCAATATCCCAGCTCTTTCCACTCTAGTCTAgaaatatagatatacatattTATCTTTATCATTATCATAAATGACAGTTAATATGTTATTTGCACTGGTAATAtcattttactaaaatatatattgaatacTATTATATGATAAACAAATATCAGTAAACACTACTTCCTGATTTTAGCAATATATGTAAACAGTATCATGATAAATTGATTACGAAGATAATGATAATGATTGACTAGCCATTTTCTGTAAGCCCTCGTTATATGTATAATACATTGTTGATTCACTTAAGAAAAGCAGGCTCTGCAGTGAAGTTCATGACACCATTTGCTAGTTTTTCAAGAAGGTAGATGCCATATACAAGATTATTGACCGTATCCTAAATAAGGATAACTTAATCCACTTTATCACCAAGCATCTTCTCGACCAGTCAATCCTTTCAACAACTGACTGTCAAATTCCCTCAACTAAATAAGAAAAGATATGCCAAAAGGAATGCTcttagcatttctatactaaCCACTCTAAGATAGAGCTCTATAATCATCCCAACTTCTTGCGGACGGCAAAAGAATCCCTTCGACAAAAGAACAGTTGCCTGTCTGAGAGTCATGCATTCTGTTTTACTGATATCTTCCCCATCTTGAAAGGCGAGAATCAAGAGCTCAGTTGCTTCAGGTTGAACAAGCAGAAACGATAAGCCTAAAAAGCAAAAGCAGGTAGCCTTAATACCATTGTTTCAAAGATACAATGTTCTAGAAATAAAAGTTTCTATCTGCAAGCAACAAAAAGGACCTGAACGacagaaaaggaaagaaagcgATATGTGCTCAAATAAAAGTTTCTATCTGTAAGCAACAAGAGGGACCTGAACGacagaaaaggaaagaaagcaaTATGAGCTCAAGTGATGTAGCAATCTCCAAAAAACTGTCTGCCGCACTCCCACTGGCTGATCTCAATGTGGCAGATGATAACAAAGCAGCTGACAAAGGAAAAAATCCCCGTTCCTGTTTCAAAATATCAAcaacaagaacaaagaatatACTCAAAAGGTAGTgctgaaagaaaaggaagaagtcCAAGAGAATAGACAACACAAGGTGAAAGAGCCTTCAGAATATTCAAAACATAAGCATGCAAATAAACACATTATTACCTTTAAAAGGGATAACAGATACGGATCAAAATCAGACCTTGCAAAACTATACTTGGACGTGGCTATAAAGTTGACGGTTGCTTTATAAGACAATAAATCTTCAGTATTGCCAAGATTAGATATTCTTCGCACAAACCGTGGTGAGGGATCTTCAATAGGGCCATAAGAATTTATTGATTTCTGCATCAACATTTACCAGCAGAGAAGTAAGAAGAGATAGTGCCCAAGACAAAATACATTTACAACTGTAAGTAAATAAATGTGTGAAAACACAGTACATAaatgtataaattatatatttcgtCCTCGGAAAATCTTCAAAGCAGAAATATACCAAGATATGCTTAAGCTGTGAATTTGCATCAACAAGGGATGTAACTCCATCAGTGGCAAGCTGACCATCAGCGGGTAGGTTGGTCAGTAAGAAGACCACTGCAGACTGTAAatcgacaataataataattgttagcatctaaaaaaattatattgaagTGATGCGACTAGAAACCAATGGCGAACCTCATATCTGGACAATATCTCAAAGAAACGCAACCGATGTAGGACATACGTAGAAAGAGAGGCAATATCATCTCTCTGCTTTTCCAATAGCAATTCCAATAGATAGCAGTAACCGTCACTAACACGAAACGGGACGACAAAATCTCTACGTGGCCACCACCCCAGAAATGATTCACATCCAATGCCATGTCGAGTAGCACACTCAATGATAAGAAGTAAGAGTAATGTGGTAGCTGTTGATTTCGGTATCTCTCGGTGAAGAAGATGAATAATTTGATCCATTCCACCACCACTAACAAAATGAGAGCAACCCTCCCTTGAAGAGCAGACAAGAAGGATCAAGCCCAAGGCGAAAACCAAGTTTTTGCTCTGTACAAAAAAACCAACAGTAAAAGGTTTGCCGAATTGCTCAGTCAAAGAATGAAAGCAAAAGCATCCCatagatagttttatattttaatgtagAAATATGAATGAATGTACCTGAGAGAAGAACGGAAGGTCAAGAGTGGAGGCTTTCCTAAAGAACGGGAAACATTGATAAAACATGTCAACAAGCATTTCAGTGGTAGGCAACTGGGTTTCCAATTCATCTTCCATTAATTCACAACTTCCATTTTCAGATTGAAGATTCTTCCAGATTTCAAGAAGCTCATTCCTAGCATCAGCAAGAACATTAAGAAACTTTGGACTATCTCTTTTGCTGCCAACGAGTGCACTCAACAATTCTTGGTCCCAAGAATGCAGTGCGCTGTCAGTGTTAACCACAGCACACGATGAAGCGACTGACTCAACAGCACTTACGACATTAGAAGCCATGTCGTTAGTATCGACTAATTGGCATATCTGAAAGGCTAGCAACAAAAATTGCTTCACTTCAGGCAAAATATCGAATTCAGGAGATCGAAAACCTAAGGATTTTAGTGAAGACACTGATTCCTCAAATGCCAATTCAGATGAATGTAATGCTAGCGGGAGGTCTTCAAGCCTTCCCTCTGATGGAGAACAAACTACATTTGTGAGAGAATTGTCCAAATCCACTTCTATGTTAAATTGACCAAGGTCCTCAGCTGTATTTCCATAAACAACCAGCGTGAGACTGCGATAACTGCCACGCAACACCAAGTGGTTGGTAACAATGGCCTGCATTTCGTAATCAAAGGAACCCAacgaaaaatttaattaaattctcctagaaaatatatataggaaataaaATAACAACAACACAGTTCAACCAAGGAAATCATATTCCATGCAAAGAAAGAAGCTTTAACATTATAACCTATTTATTGATTAACCACATGATAACAAAACCAAGCAAGTTTGTCATCACTAACGGTTATAAACTTATAGCAGTTGGTATTGTATATAATAGGCAGCAAAAGAAAATGTTTAGAAAGAATAGCAGATACACTAACCAAGAAGAAACAACCTCACCTCAACTTCCAACACATTGGATGAAGAATGCGAGTATAGGAAAGGCTGGCAAAGGCGCCTAAATCGTGACTCCCCTTCACAATGGACAAAAACCTCCAAAGCAAACGAAGGAGGTGAAGTAGCCCTGGAAAAGGAATTATCCAGCAGAAGTAACATGATGGGCATTAAAAGGAATTATCCAGCATAAGTagctttaaaataaaacaactagATGCTCAATGACATGTACAGTTGCAAAAGTTGTAAAATGACTCATAAGAAGAGACCGACAACAAATTAGTTGGCAAGCCATCACCATTGTTTCTTGAAAAACCCGTGATCTAGAAGATGGTTTGGCTAGAATTTTACACTGTAATCACCCTTGTTAGACACAGGCCatagaagagaaaaaagtaAAGCATATTAGATAACTTATCCACTATCCGTAAGCACTTAACAACTACTAGCAAAAATCTGCATTGAGAAAagtccttaaaaaaaaatttctggtcgtatcacaaaattaatttaaactaaGACGATCTAATACAGCTCAATTAAGTAACAATCACTATAACTGGAAAGATGCTAGAAAAAGGTATCTGTCGTACCCAATCAGCGATATACTTGGCGTGGAAGGGGAGGCATTCTGCTCAAGAAACTCACAAGCAGTGATTACAACAGGTTCAGCAAATATTACCTACAAGCAAAACAATGTTATATGGAaccacaaaaatataaaaaggcaTGATAGGATGGAGAAGAACCATTCAGAAAACATGGTGAATGTCCAATCTCATCAACCAAAAGAACTCAAGGTAAAAGCTAAGTGATGCGGCCAACAAACAAATCGTTAAAGAGTATCAATTTCAAAACATAAATGGAAGGGGGGAAAAAACATAGATGTACAAAACAGAAATGAAGAAATGAAATACTACGAGTGAGAAATGCAAGTAACAAagagcataaaaaaaaagtaacatgGAAATTATTTCGTTTTTTTTCAGGAGCAACTAATGTTGGTCGCTGAAAACCACACAACAGAGCACCAAAGTTGATCATCCACAAAATTTAGTTTGGCCTACAAAATGTAAAGGGGGGATAACAAGATTTGAGATGTTTGAAGACAACGAAACCGCGAATAATGTgttaacaaaacaaaaaaattttctgtggGAGAAAGAACTCTTAAACAAGTTTTAGATATAAAGAGAATTTATTTTGGAAATATAGAGGTGATGACCTGTGAGAGTACAGGATGTTACAGACACAGAACAACCCAGGGTTACAAGATTGCCATCATGTTACATGCAATAGACGTTAAAAGTAACTCCAACAATAATAAGACAGCGATAACTGAGAGAATACGCATAATATTGACTACAGCTTTACAAGATTACAAACAATCTCATTTAGAAGTTTAAAACTACAAATGATCCATCGCAGACAAAAC from Ananas comosus cultivar F153 linkage group 18, ASM154086v1, whole genome shotgun sequence encodes:
- the LOC109724030 gene encoding uncharacterized protein LOC109724030 isoform X1, coding for MGRPEPYVLFAQTILHSQLDEYVDEVIFAEPVVITACEFLEQNASPSTPSISLIGATSPPSFALEVFVHCEGESRFRRLCQPFLYSHSSSNVLEVEAIVTNHLVLRGSYRSLTLVVYGNTAEDLGQFNIEVDLDNSLTNVVCSPSEGRLEDLPLALHSSELAFEESVSSLKSLGFRSPEFDILPEVKQFLLLAFQICQLVDTNDMASNVVSAVESVASSCAVVNTDSALHSWDQELLSALVGSKRDSPKFLNVLADARNELLEIWKNLQSENGSCELMEDELETQLPTTEMLVDMFYQCFPFFRKASTLDLPFFSQSKNLVFALGLILLVCSSREGCSHFVSGGGMDQIIHLLHREIPKSTATTLLLLLIIECATRHGIGCESFLGWWPRRDFVVPFRVSDGYCYLLELLLEKQRDDIASLSTYVLHRLRFFEILSRYESAVVFLLTNLPADGQLATDGVTSLVDANSQLKHILKSINSYGPIEDPSPRFVRRISNLGNTEDLLSYKATVNFIATSKYSFARSDFDPYLLSLLKERGFFPLSAALLSSATLRSASGSAADSFLEIATSLELILLSFLFCRSGLSFLLVQPEATELLILAFQDGEDISKTECMTLRQATVLLSKGFFCRPQEVGMIIELYLRVVTAVSRLLAAAPNSDEFLWALWELCAISRTDTGRKALLALGYFPEALSVLLEALRSYKDLEQTAITSGASPLSSAILHSAAEIFEVMVADSAASSLKSWIGLAVELHKALHLSSPGSNRQDAPTRLLKWIDAGVIYHKNGTIGLLQYAAILASGGDAHLSSSSILVSDSIDVENVFGDSTSSSDGLVIDNLLGKLVSDKYFDGVPLTSTSIVQLTTALRILAYISEDSAVAATLFEEGAVTLVYVVLVNCKSMLERWSNSYDYLVDEGAESSSTTDLLFGRSHEKRLLDLIIPSLVLLINLLRKLQETKEQYRNKKLLNALLQLHREVSPRLAACAADLSFLYPSPALGHGAICHLITSAVASWPIFGWAPGLFHSLLENIQATSSAALGPKDVCSLLSLLGYLFPDEGIWLWKNEMPPLSAVRALSIATVLGPQVERQINWYLLPEHSSLLLIRLTPQLDKIAQVVLHYATSGLVVIQDMLRVLIARIASQRAECAVVLLRPTISWLDNHVDESSLSDTDIFKVHQLLHFIASLLEHPNSTALLSKMGTVRILGKVLEICSNAFYSEGKLTRESRGSSRNNILLSWSLPAFKSLALIFNAQSSPKQIAVHDEFLNENISLEESSLIVRHLLKLCQVLPVGKELLACAMAFKELVSSKQGRSSLSVIYSQALGPNQELEQDERDTDENYSNEYSWLQSLPFLKCWKKLLRSLDSNDSCANFVVETVYVLSLSAVCLSLEGDSVEGINILKYLFGLPCEPGGAADISDEKLNEVVNLLKTLEGNIAENENSTAIVGKSALDHVKESLKAVSLLLHSTSDSLSNSQLAVCTESLETPSNAIRSIVMTSQLMPSLSTLPLNEEAALFFSNAWKFIGDSEKTSNDFPNGEFLEKFVWECSDSSLGKHLLPAQSAKRRLPPGDGSSKRTRDAAGSEATTSNVFSRGVNAQNAPLGPTRRDTFRQRKPNTSRPPSMHVDDYVARERNIDGASSGSNIVNTNQRGGSISGRPPSIHVDEFMARQRERQNSIPTLAAGDASQPKSSDLLNNNGPPKPDQPQKLRADLDDDEIDIVFDEEPGSDDKLPFPQPEENLPSPTVAVVKSSPGSVVEESEGDRNGNVRFNQIGSTPQASRSQISTTQELSVPSEKNTSLRDRSESNYSSQPSTNIAGFPSPFSNARSSAPLPLQQFSSSYLYQGKSPQKEQTLGNAQPPLPPTPPPAAVVSSPFVNTSRDVQPPLPTGYPLQAFDVGGPNNVAGLQLQSENMLSTGNGSWNSITGSRMHLPPLPPPPYSNPITHSPALHSGSPASLYNPSTSNVGTLTLPTPSLISDTGLGILPASGNNNLSAYSLPPFTPSLLINRPNSLPGSVFSPQQGQIPSNLSHILPNSQPSSIQPRPPPPPPPPPQLPHPSQTPQQATPIQMPQPHAEQAMPFAQSSVQLQVPLQFQQQLHVPQMQFYYPTQQLESVLPQPSQPAVEHQQPQNQGLQVDSLSQQQKDAGISLQQYFSSPEAIQSLLSDREKLCQLLEQHPKLMQMLQERLGQI